A single region of the Actinoplanes sp. SE50/110 genome encodes:
- a CDS encoding sensor histidine kinase: MIAHHRDDHAGGTFLHSALIPGSDEELTTTLVRELHRSAHRLDEVLLVVSDRTRQLLTGPLRPLTDLLTWGDPAAYYQRLGSAYEDFRRHLAERAATGRRVHVIAEPDLTDHLDPGAAPVRADAYLAYEAVCNDTYAPYGCAVTCIWDSRHHPAGILDGARATHRYLLTPHGRQPSPHFRSADDYLLGRRPLPLPEVPQRVDHDLTLATAADLGSLRSALHGWASDLGLATDPAEDLVVAVVEVASNGLRHAGTAVRVRAWHRGSTLIVQCDDSAGLPVPATAGYHRPDPGSAAPGGRGLWLARQLADVVLIDATPAGTSVRLQFPHAVMHH, from the coding sequence ATGATCGCGCACCACCGGGACGACCATGCAGGCGGCACGTTCCTGCACAGCGCGCTGATTCCGGGTAGCGACGAGGAGCTGACGACCACCCTGGTGAGAGAACTGCACCGGTCCGCGCACCGCCTCGATGAGGTGCTGCTTGTCGTCAGCGACCGCACCCGGCAACTGCTGACCGGGCCGTTGCGGCCGCTGACCGACCTGCTGACCTGGGGTGACCCCGCCGCGTACTACCAGCGGCTCGGATCCGCCTACGAGGACTTCCGCCGGCACCTGGCCGAACGGGCGGCCACCGGACGCCGGGTCCATGTCATCGCCGAACCGGACCTGACCGACCATCTCGACCCGGGCGCCGCTCCGGTCCGGGCCGACGCCTACCTGGCGTACGAGGCGGTCTGCAACGACACCTACGCACCGTACGGCTGCGCCGTCACCTGCATCTGGGACAGCCGGCACCACCCGGCGGGCATCCTCGACGGCGCCCGGGCCACCCACCGCTACCTGCTCACCCCGCACGGCCGGCAGCCCAGCCCGCACTTCCGTTCCGCGGACGACTACCTGCTGGGCCGGCGGCCACTGCCGCTCCCCGAGGTGCCGCAGCGGGTGGACCACGACCTGACCCTGGCCACGGCGGCCGACCTCGGCAGCCTGCGCTCGGCCCTGCACGGCTGGGCATCCGACCTCGGTCTCGCCACCGATCCCGCCGAGGATCTCGTCGTCGCCGTGGTCGAGGTCGCCAGCAACGGGCTCCGCCATGCGGGCACCGCGGTCCGGGTCCGAGCCTGGCACCGGGGCAGCACCCTGATCGTCCAGTGCGACGACTCCGCCGGCCTTCCGGTGCCCGCCACCGCGGGATATCACCGTCCCGACCCCGGCAGCGCCGCACCCGGCGGCCGTGGCCTGTGGCTGGCCCGGCAGCTGGCCGACGTCGTGCTCATCGACGCGACGCCCGCCGGGACCTCGGTACGGCTACAGTTCCCGCACGCCGTCATGCACCACTGA
- a CDS encoding RICIN domain-containing protein, translating to MVRKRLAVLAAVISGALGLALAGALPSDAFATSAAAPTAGCGQAPTLAGGTHTISSGGQNRSYILRIPAGYDGNHPYRLVFGFHWNGGTAGDVDSGGTDGYNWSYYGLRRLADAAGNGTIFVAPQGIGNGWANSGGRDLTFVDDMLRQIEGGLCVDTSQIFSSGFSYGGAMSYALACARPTVFRAVAVYSGGNLSGCISGTQAVAYIGLHGLRDNVLPISSGRALRDTFVRNNGCTPQNPPEPANGSLTHIVTTYSGCRAGYPVVWAAFDGAGHDPGPRDGCTCDGWQTWTSGVVWTFFAQFGGGTPPSSPAPGGARQLVGEQSGRCADVPNSSTANGTQVQLWDCSGTAGQRWTWTSGRQLQVYGTKCLDANGQGTANGTAVIIWDCNGQANQQWNVTANGTVTGQQSGLCLDANGAGTANGTRLILWACNGGANQRWSLRG from the coding sequence ATGGTGCGGAAAAGACTCGCCGTCCTGGCCGCCGTGATCAGTGGGGCACTGGGCCTCGCCCTTGCCGGCGCCTTGCCGAGCGACGCGTTCGCCACCAGCGCCGCGGCGCCGACGGCCGGCTGCGGCCAGGCTCCCACGCTGGCCGGCGGCACCCACACGATCAGCAGCGGCGGTCAGAACCGCAGCTACATCCTGCGGATTCCGGCCGGCTACGACGGTAACCACCCGTACCGGCTGGTCTTCGGCTTCCACTGGAACGGCGGTACCGCCGGGGACGTCGACTCCGGTGGCACCGACGGCTACAACTGGTCGTACTACGGGCTGCGGCGGCTCGCCGACGCCGCCGGCAACGGCACCATCTTCGTGGCCCCGCAGGGCATCGGCAACGGCTGGGCCAACTCCGGCGGCCGGGACCTCACCTTCGTCGACGACATGCTCCGCCAGATCGAGGGCGGCCTGTGCGTCGACACCTCGCAGATCTTCTCCTCGGGCTTCAGCTACGGCGGCGCCATGAGCTACGCGCTGGCGTGCGCCCGGCCGACCGTGTTCCGCGCCGTCGCGGTCTACTCCGGCGGCAACCTCAGCGGCTGCATCAGCGGCACCCAGGCGGTGGCCTACATCGGACTGCACGGCCTGCGCGACAACGTGCTTCCCATCTCCAGCGGCCGAGCCCTGCGCGACACCTTCGTCCGCAACAACGGCTGCACCCCGCAGAACCCGCCGGAGCCGGCCAACGGCAGCCTCACCCACATCGTCACCACCTACTCCGGATGCCGCGCCGGCTACCCGGTGGTCTGGGCGGCCTTCGACGGCGCGGGCCACGATCCCGGTCCTCGTGACGGCTGCACCTGCGACGGCTGGCAGACCTGGACCTCCGGTGTGGTTTGGACCTTCTTCGCCCAGTTCGGCGGCGGCACCCCGCCCAGTTCGCCGGCACCCGGCGGCGCCCGGCAGTTGGTGGGCGAACAGTCCGGCCGGTGCGCCGACGTGCCGAACTCCTCGACCGCCAACGGCACCCAGGTCCAGCTCTGGGACTGCTCCGGCACCGCCGGTCAGCGCTGGACCTGGACCTCCGGTCGGCAGCTGCAGGTGTACGGCACCAAGTGCCTCGACGCGAACGGTCAGGGCACCGCCAACGGCACCGCCGTGATCATCTGGGACTGCAACGGCCAGGCGAACCAGCAGTGGAACGTCACCGCGAACGGCACCGTCACCGGCCAGCAGTCCGGACTGTGCCTGGACGCCAACGGCGCCGGCACCGCCAACGGCACCCGGCTGATCCTGTGGGCCTGCAACGGCGGCGCCAATCAACGGTGGAGCCTGCGCGGCTGA
- a CDS encoding PP2C family protein-serine/threonine phosphatase, with protein sequence MDPSVEVALSGMLAAAEDATPVNAVEAVTRELGTALHASSVSFLIADLSGRALVRLAHVPLGPAGGRRDGGEVATVLPFDGGPQEEALRTQAVQVNGGDPEWTVLAPVTERGEVIGLLEIVVPAEPAPQALAEIERTAHALAFVVIANRRHTDLFEWGQRTTPFNLSAEIQRRLLPAAFTCEGGSFTLSGWLEPAASVGGDTFDYSLARDTLHFSVTDAMGHGVTSALIATLGVASLRNSRRAGHSLTEQADRAGAAVAEHAPARGAFITAVLGRLDLTSGRCDLVNAGHVPPILIRGGHPEELTLPRNLALGMFPNRRVSAGAVTLEPGDRLVIVTDGMRERRAAALDLTARLRSLAALHPREAVRALADGVLDVAGPTLEDDATLLIIDWHGHHGRQRRTRAGADVSAATSADGR encoded by the coding sequence ATGGATCCGTCGGTAGAGGTGGCGCTGTCCGGGATGCTGGCGGCCGCCGAGGACGCAACCCCGGTGAACGCGGTGGAGGCCGTCACCCGGGAACTCGGGACGGCGCTGCATGCCAGCAGCGTTTCCTTCCTGATCGCTGACCTCAGCGGCCGGGCCCTGGTCCGGCTGGCACACGTCCCGCTCGGCCCGGCGGGCGGCCGCCGTGACGGCGGCGAGGTGGCGACGGTGCTGCCGTTCGACGGCGGCCCGCAGGAGGAGGCGCTACGCACCCAGGCAGTGCAGGTCAACGGCGGCGACCCGGAATGGACCGTGCTGGCACCGGTCACCGAACGCGGCGAGGTGATCGGCCTGCTGGAGATCGTCGTGCCCGCCGAGCCCGCACCCCAGGCGCTCGCGGAGATCGAACGGACCGCACACGCCCTCGCGTTCGTGGTGATCGCCAATCGCCGCCACACCGACCTGTTCGAGTGGGGGCAGCGCACCACCCCGTTCAACCTCTCCGCCGAGATCCAGCGACGACTGCTGCCGGCCGCCTTCACCTGCGAAGGTGGCTCCTTCACCCTGTCCGGCTGGCTCGAGCCGGCGGCGAGCGTCGGCGGGGACACCTTCGACTACAGTCTGGCCCGCGACACCCTGCACTTCAGCGTCACCGACGCCATGGGCCACGGCGTGACCAGCGCACTGATCGCCACCCTCGGCGTGGCCAGCCTGCGTAACTCCCGGCGTGCCGGGCACAGCCTCACCGAGCAGGCCGACCGGGCCGGTGCCGCGGTCGCGGAGCACGCCCCGGCCCGCGGTGCCTTCATCACCGCGGTCCTCGGACGCCTCGACCTCACCAGCGGCCGGTGCGACCTGGTCAATGCCGGGCACGTACCGCCGATCCTGATCCGCGGCGGCCACCCGGAGGAGCTGACGCTGCCCCGCAACCTGGCCCTGGGCATGTTCCCGAATCGCCGAGTCAGCGCCGGCGCGGTGACCCTGGAACCCGGCGACCGCCTGGTCATCGTCACCGACGGCATGCGCGAACGCAGAGCCGCCGCCCTCGACCTGACGGCCCGGCTCCGATCGCTCGCCGCCCTGCACCCCCGCGAAGCCGTACGCGCCCTGGCCGACGGAGTCCTCGACGTCGCCGGCCCGACCCTCGAGGATGACGCCACCCTGCTGATCATCGACTGGCACGGACACCACGGCAGGCAACGCCGCACCCGCGCCGGCGCCGACGTGTCCGCCGCCACCTCAGCCGACGGCCGCTGA
- a CDS encoding SDR family oxidoreductase, which produces MPDNQYEPQHPQDQYRTPDAQDSDRISHPGITGEMDVVPDHGEDSYHGTGRLDGKRAVITGGDSGIGRAVAIAFAREGADVLISYLPEEEDDARETAQLIEKAGRKAVTAPGDIRDEQHCATIVAKAVNDLGGLDILVNNAAYQMSQDDGLLDITTEQFDRVMKTNLYAIFWLSKAAVPHMRPGSTIINTASIQAYNPSPNLLDYATTKAGIVAFTKALGANLADKGIRVNAVAPGPIWTPLIPATMPKEKVESFGEDTPLARAGQPAELAPAYVFFASQESSYITGEVLGVTGGKPLA; this is translated from the coding sequence GTGCCCGACAACCAGTACGAACCTCAGCACCCCCAGGATCAGTACCGCACGCCGGACGCGCAGGACAGCGACCGGATCTCGCACCCCGGCATCACCGGTGAGATGGACGTCGTGCCGGATCACGGCGAGGACAGCTACCACGGAACCGGCCGGCTCGACGGCAAGCGGGCCGTCATCACCGGCGGGGACTCCGGAATCGGCCGGGCCGTGGCCATCGCCTTCGCCCGCGAGGGCGCCGACGTGCTGATCTCCTACCTGCCCGAGGAGGAGGACGACGCGCGGGAGACCGCACAGCTCATCGAGAAGGCCGGTCGCAAGGCGGTCACCGCACCCGGCGACATCCGCGACGAACAGCACTGCGCGACCATCGTGGCGAAGGCGGTCAACGACCTCGGCGGCCTCGACATCCTGGTCAACAACGCCGCGTACCAGATGTCGCAGGACGACGGCCTGCTGGACATCACCACCGAGCAGTTCGATCGGGTGATGAAGACCAACCTGTACGCCATTTTCTGGCTGAGCAAGGCGGCCGTTCCGCACATGCGACCGGGTTCCACGATCATCAACACCGCGTCGATCCAGGCGTACAACCCGTCGCCGAACCTGCTCGACTACGCCACCACCAAAGCCGGCATCGTCGCCTTCACCAAAGCCCTCGGCGCCAACCTGGCCGACAAGGGCATCCGGGTCAACGCTGTGGCCCCCGGACCGATCTGGACACCACTGATCCCGGCCACCATGCCCAAGGAGAAAGTCGAGTCGTTCGGCGAGGACACCCCGCTCGCTCGTGCCGGACAACCCGCCGAACTGGCGCCCGCGTACGTCTTCTTCGCCTCGCAGGAATCCAGCTACATCACCGGCGAGGTGCTCGGGGTCACCGGCGGCAAACCCCTGGCATGA
- a CDS encoding ricin-type beta-trefoil lectin domain protein: MRTETGRRRVSTVPPPPRRLLPRALLAVCCTLAATGVVGGFARPAEAATAITLNGASAGRTFDGVGAVSGGGGNSRLLIDYPEPQRGQVLDYLFKPGYGAALQVLKVEIGGDTNSTSGAEPSHAHSRGDLDCNRGYEWWIMEEAKRRNPSIKLMGLPWGAPGWIGNGTFLSGDLTGYLLSWLGCAKQHNLTIDYLVPAQNERQWNAATTIAVRNALNANGYGAVKLEVAEDWTYSPADQFAGNTALRDAVDAIGVHYSCGYLADQTTCNSSGTAINSGKSLWSSENGSQDYNGGAKPLARGINRVYLDARMTGYLNWDLVAATTPNNLWSTVGLVLANQPWSGYYAVGKDVWAIAHTTQFTAPGWKYLDTSSGYLGGNRTNGSYVTLRSPSTTDYSTVIETMDASGAQTLDLTVTGGLSTGPVHVWASNLNSNNPADLFVRQVDITPSGGRYSLTVQPGYQYTVTTTTGGGKGTAASPGQGSLALPYTDDFEGYPAGREARYLMDMQGAFEAAACGGGRSGTCVRQTGTQAPITWKTLSDPYAELGNTAWSNYTVQSDVMLERSGHVELLGRVGGQDLMNPGALNAYHLRVSDSGAWSILRTNTSAQTTTVRSGTTATLGTGRWHTVALGFSGSTLTATVDGTVVGTADDATFGTGLAGIGTGQGQTAQFDNLRITAGPGSGTSLALRNVNAGRCLDVPDNAQTSGTQLALWDCNGGVNQQWTRTTGRQLQVYGNKCLDAGTSGSRTVIADCSGATGQQWNLNADNTVTNVQSGLCLDASSAGTANGTAVIVWTCNSGDNQKWTRS; this comes from the coding sequence ATGCGCACTGAAACCGGTCGGCGCCGTGTGTCCACCGTCCCGCCCCCGCCCCGACGACTGCTCCCCCGGGCACTGCTGGCCGTGTGCTGCACGCTGGCGGCGACCGGCGTCGTCGGCGGGTTCGCACGACCCGCCGAGGCCGCCACCGCGATCACGCTGAACGGCGCGTCCGCGGGCCGGACGTTCGACGGTGTCGGTGCGGTCAGTGGCGGAGGCGGCAACAGCCGTCTGCTGATCGACTATCCCGAGCCGCAGCGCGGACAGGTTCTCGACTACCTGTTCAAGCCCGGCTACGGCGCCGCCCTGCAGGTCCTCAAGGTCGAGATCGGCGGTGACACCAACTCCACCAGCGGCGCCGAGCCCAGCCACGCGCACTCCCGGGGCGATCTGGACTGCAACCGCGGCTACGAGTGGTGGATCATGGAGGAAGCCAAACGCCGCAATCCCTCGATCAAGCTGATGGGCCTGCCGTGGGGCGCGCCCGGCTGGATCGGCAACGGCACGTTCCTCTCCGGCGACCTGACCGGTTACCTGCTGTCCTGGCTGGGCTGCGCGAAGCAGCACAACCTGACCATCGACTACCTGGTGCCCGCGCAGAACGAAAGGCAGTGGAACGCGGCCACGACGATCGCCGTGCGCAACGCGCTCAACGCCAACGGCTACGGCGCCGTCAAGCTCGAGGTCGCCGAGGACTGGACCTACTCACCGGCCGACCAGTTCGCCGGCAACACGGCCCTGCGCGACGCCGTCGACGCGATCGGCGTGCACTACTCCTGCGGCTACCTCGCGGATCAGACGACCTGCAATTCCTCGGGCACCGCGATCAACTCCGGCAAGTCCCTGTGGTCCAGCGAGAACGGCTCCCAGGACTACAACGGTGGCGCCAAGCCCCTGGCCCGCGGCATCAACCGGGTCTACCTGGACGCCAGGATGACCGGCTACCTGAACTGGGACCTGGTCGCCGCCACCACCCCGAACAACCTCTGGTCGACGGTGGGCCTGGTCCTGGCCAACCAGCCGTGGTCGGGGTACTACGCGGTCGGCAAGGACGTCTGGGCGATCGCGCACACCACGCAGTTCACCGCGCCGGGCTGGAAGTACCTGGACACCTCCTCGGGCTACCTCGGCGGGAACCGCACCAACGGCAGCTACGTCACGTTGAGGTCGCCGAGCACCACCGACTACAGCACCGTCATCGAGACCATGGACGCCTCCGGCGCCCAGACACTCGATCTCACCGTCACCGGCGGGCTGTCCACCGGCCCGGTGCACGTCTGGGCGTCCAACCTCAACTCGAACAACCCGGCCGACCTCTTCGTCCGCCAGGTCGACATCACGCCGTCCGGCGGGCGCTACTCGCTGACCGTGCAGCCGGGCTACCAGTACACCGTCACCACCACGACCGGGGGCGGTAAGGGCACGGCGGCCAGCCCCGGGCAGGGGTCACTGGCGTTGCCGTACACCGACGACTTCGAGGGTTACCCCGCCGGGCGGGAAGCCCGGTACCTGATGGACATGCAGGGCGCGTTCGAGGCGGCCGCGTGCGGTGGCGGACGTTCCGGGACCTGCGTCCGGCAGACCGGCACCCAGGCGCCGATCACCTGGAAGACGCTCAGCGACCCGTACGCCGAACTCGGCAACACCGCCTGGAGCAACTACACCGTCCAGTCCGACGTCATGCTGGAACGCTCCGGACACGTCGAACTGCTGGGCCGCGTCGGCGGGCAGGACCTGATGAACCCGGGCGCGCTCAACGCGTACCACCTGCGGGTCAGCGACAGCGGCGCCTGGTCGATCCTGCGCACCAACACCTCGGCGCAGACGACCACGGTCCGCAGCGGCACCACCGCCACGCTCGGCACCGGCCGCTGGCACACCGTCGCCCTGGGATTCTCCGGCAGCACGCTGACCGCCACCGTCGACGGCACCGTGGTCGGCACGGCCGATGACGCCACGTTCGGCACGGGGCTCGCCGGGATCGGCACCGGCCAAGGCCAGACCGCCCAGTTCGACAACCTGCGGATCACCGCCGGCCCCGGCTCCGGCACGTCCCTGGCGCTGCGCAACGTCAACGCCGGACGGTGCCTCGACGTGCCCGACAACGCGCAGACCAGCGGCACGCAACTGGCGTTGTGGGACTGCAACGGCGGCGTCAACCAGCAGTGGACCCGCACCACCGGAAGACAACTTCAGGTGTACGGCAACAAGTGCCTGGACGCGGGCACCTCGGGCAGCCGCACCGTCATCGCGGACTGCAGCGGGGCGACCGGGCAGCAGTGGAATCTCAACGCCGACAACACCGTCACCAACGTGCAGTCCGGTCTCTGCCTGGACGCCAGCAGCGCCGGGACGGCCAACGGCACCGCGGTCATCGTCTGGACCTGCAACAGCGGCGACAACCAGAAATGGACACGGAGCTGA
- a CDS encoding RNA polymerase sigma factor SigF, producing the protein MTVIVDTAARADASASTDRASELINAMAVLPAGHPSRPGLRERAIEAWLPLARHLSQRYANRGEPRDDLYQVAVMGLIKAVDRFETDRGVDFAGFAIPTIVGELKRYFRDKTWSVRVPRRLQELRLAITAANNTLSHTLGRAPTVTDIAGYLDVSEDEVIEGLEGARAYNSTSLSTPMSESGTELGDTLGGPDTGYEEVERRVMLGPAMAHLDEREQKIVTLRFYGNLTQQQIAEQIGISQMHVSRLLTKALAKLRRNLDGATR; encoded by the coding sequence ATGACTGTCATCGTTGACACCGCTGCCCGCGCCGACGCGTCGGCGAGCACCGACCGGGCCAGCGAGTTGATCAACGCCATGGCGGTCCTGCCGGCCGGTCACCCGTCCCGGCCCGGTCTGCGGGAGCGCGCCATCGAGGCATGGCTGCCCCTGGCCCGGCACCTGTCGCAGCGGTACGCCAACCGGGGCGAGCCGCGCGACGATCTGTACCAGGTCGCCGTCATGGGACTGATCAAGGCGGTCGACCGGTTCGAGACCGATCGTGGCGTCGACTTCGCCGGTTTCGCGATCCCGACCATCGTCGGTGAACTCAAGCGGTACTTCCGGGACAAGACCTGGTCCGTCCGGGTTCCGCGGCGTCTGCAGGAACTCAGGCTGGCCATCACCGCGGCCAACAACACCCTGTCGCACACCCTGGGGCGCGCCCCGACGGTCACCGACATCGCCGGCTACCTCGACGTCAGCGAGGACGAGGTCATCGAGGGCCTCGAAGGGGCCCGTGCCTACAACTCGACGAGCCTGTCGACACCGATGAGCGAGAGCGGCACCGAGCTCGGCGACACCCTCGGCGGCCCCGACACCGGGTACGAGGAAGTCGAGCGACGCGTCATGCTCGGCCCGGCCATGGCCCATCTCGACGAGCGCGAGCAGAAGATCGTCACCCTGCGCTTCTACGGCAACCTGACGCAGCAGCAGATCGCCGAGCAGATCGGTATCTCCCAGATGCACGTCTCCCGGCTGCTGACCAAGGCCCTGGCCAAACTGCGCCGCAACCTCGACGGCGCCACGCGCTGA
- a CDS encoding MepB family protein yields MDALCERGIAGNNHSGGKRGFRVYPPWVITTSRQAINSQGWQLGYFLSVNDGMSLDINRARDLYHLANQAARRQ; encoded by the coding sequence ATGGACGCCCTCTGCGAACGCGGCATCGCCGGGAACAACCATTCCGGAGGCAAGCGCGGCTTCCGCGTATATCCGCCCTGGGTGATCACGACAAGTCGTCAAGCCATCAACTCGCAAGGATGGCAACTCGGCTACTTCCTGTCCGTGAACGACGGCATGTCGCTCGACATCAACCGGGCGAGGGATCTGTACCACCTGGCGAATCAAGCTGCCCGCAGACAGTGA
- a CDS encoding glycoside hydrolase family 5 protein: MDRSRITSGLSRFKGRWQVGAVAAVAVAVAGVGLGVAFAGETVPTVNCPQVRLTVAVPAQQQADVQRNLVLLNTQIDEANQRLRTSAGQGGPNFIQNAILGPLRDKRFATINRIETAIGRNAPKPDLNAEGLSGCSLNKGGGASKKQNTAPPQAPAAKPTTAPASKPAAAKPAATKPATKAPTPDVQTPGGSPVAINGQLSVCGVHLCNRAGKPIQLRGMSSHGLQFFPNCVNADSLAALRNDWNADFIRLSMYVQEGGLESDPTDFTNKVNGLVDQATKLGLYAIVDFHILTPGDPNFNLARAKTFFADVTARHAGNTNVLYEVANEPNGVSWTAIKSYAEQVIPVIRKNAPNSVVLVGTRGFSSLGLSDGSDEKEILADPVAFKNVMYTFHFYAASHGADRRAVVARAATELPLFVSEFGSQTFTGDGRNDFASTTAWLDLLKANKISYGMWSLSDGRESNSVFKQGTCAGTTFAGTGVLTEAGRYLRSRIRTGVGDPH; the protein is encoded by the coding sequence ATGGACAGATCAAGGATTACATCCGGGCTCAGCCGGTTCAAGGGCCGCTGGCAGGTCGGTGCCGTCGCCGCGGTCGCCGTGGCGGTGGCCGGCGTCGGGTTGGGGGTGGCCTTCGCCGGCGAGACCGTGCCGACCGTCAACTGCCCGCAGGTCCGGCTCACCGTCGCCGTGCCCGCCCAGCAGCAGGCCGACGTGCAGCGCAATCTCGTCCTGCTCAACACGCAGATCGATGAGGCGAACCAGCGGCTGCGCACCTCGGCGGGGCAGGGCGGCCCCAACTTCATCCAGAACGCCATCCTGGGCCCGCTGCGGGACAAGCGGTTCGCCACGATCAACCGGATCGAGACCGCGATCGGCCGGAACGCCCCGAAGCCGGATTTGAACGCCGAGGGCCTCTCGGGCTGCTCGCTGAACAAGGGCGGCGGTGCGTCGAAGAAGCAGAACACCGCGCCCCCACAAGCCCCGGCCGCAAAGCCGACCACCGCGCCGGCCAGCAAACCGGCGGCCGCCAAGCCGGCGGCCACCAAGCCGGCCACGAAGGCACCCACGCCGGACGTGCAGACACCCGGCGGATCGCCCGTGGCGATCAACGGCCAGCTGAGCGTCTGCGGGGTGCACCTGTGCAACCGCGCGGGCAAGCCGATCCAGCTGCGCGGCATGAGCAGCCACGGTCTGCAGTTCTTCCCCAACTGTGTCAACGCCGACTCGCTGGCCGCCCTGCGCAACGACTGGAACGCCGACTTCATCCGCCTGTCCATGTACGTGCAGGAGGGCGGCCTGGAAAGCGACCCGACCGACTTCACGAACAAGGTCAACGGCCTGGTCGACCAGGCCACGAAACTCGGCCTCTACGCGATCGTCGACTTCCACATCCTCACGCCGGGCGACCCCAACTTCAATCTGGCCCGGGCCAAGACCTTCTTCGCCGATGTCACGGCCAGGCACGCCGGCAACACCAATGTGCTCTACGAGGTCGCCAACGAGCCGAACGGCGTCAGCTGGACCGCGATCAAGTCGTACGCCGAGCAGGTCATCCCGGTGATCCGGAAGAACGCGCCGAACAGCGTCGTGCTCGTCGGCACCCGTGGCTTCTCCTCGCTCGGCCTCTCCGACGGCAGCGACGAGAAGGAGATCCTCGCCGACCCGGTCGCCTTCAAGAACGTCATGTACACCTTCCACTTCTACGCCGCTTCGCACGGGGCGGACCGCCGCGCTGTGGTGGCCCGGGCAGCCACCGAGCTTCCGTTGTTCGTCAGCGAATTCGGCAGCCAGACGTTCACCGGGGATGGCAGGAACGACTTCGCCAGCACCACCGCCTGGCTCGATCTGCTGAAAGCCAACAAGATTTCGTACGGGATGTGGAGTCTTTCCGACGGACGGGAGAGCAACTCGGTCTTCAAACAGGGCACCTGCGCCGGCACCACCTTCGCGGGCACCGGTGTGCTGACCGAGGCCGGACGCTACCTGCGCAGCCGCATCCGCACCGGGGTGGGCGATCCCCACTGA
- a CDS encoding STAS domain-containing protein: protein MDLQLSARDGRACTVVKVGGEMDMATSPQLDDFLQQVTDGGAVQVVLDLGDVSFLDSSGVGVVMVWFKELDGRGGRLCVAAVQDIVAFVLRVAVVDQVLDVYDTVEAAEAGMPPLTA from the coding sequence GTGGATCTGCAGTTGTCAGCGCGGGATGGCCGGGCCTGCACCGTGGTGAAGGTCGGCGGCGAGATGGACATGGCGACCAGCCCGCAGCTGGACGACTTCCTTCAGCAGGTCACCGACGGCGGTGCCGTCCAGGTGGTGCTGGACCTCGGCGACGTGTCGTTCCTCGATTCCAGCGGTGTGGGCGTCGTGATGGTGTGGTTCAAGGAGCTTGACGGCAGGGGCGGACGGTTGTGCGTCGCCGCGGTGCAGGACATCGTCGCGTTCGTGCTGCGGGTGGCGGTGGTGGATCAGGTGCTCGACGTGTATGACACGGTCGAGGCCGCCGAGGCCGGCATGCCGCCGTTGACGGCGTGA